A stretch of DNA from Streptomyces venezuelae:
GGTGGAGTCGATCTGCCGGATGGTGCCCGACTTGGAGCGCATGACCAGCGAGGACGTGGACGCGGTCTGGGACCGGTAGTGCACGCCGCGCAGCAGCTCTCCGTCGGTGATGCCGGTGGCGACGAAGAACACGTTCTCGCCGGAGACCAGGTCGTTGGTGGTCAGGACGCGGTCCAGGTCGTGGCCGGCGTCGATGGCCCGCTGCCGCTCGGCGTCGTCCTTCGGCCACAGCTTGCCCTGGATGACACCGCCCAGGCACTTTATGGCGCAGGCGGAGATGATGCCCTCGGGGGTGCCGCCGACGCCGAGGAGCAGGTCCACGCCGGTGCCCTCGCGGACCGCCATGATGGAGCCGGCGACATCGCCGTCGGAGATGAACTTGATGCGCGCACCGGTCTCGCGGATCTCCTTGACGATGCCCTCGTGGCGGGGGCGGTCCAGGATGACGACCGTGACGTCCTCGGGGTGCATGCCCTTGGCCTTGGCGACCCGGCGGATGTTCACCGAGGCCGGGGCGGTGATGTCGACGAAGTCGGCGGCCTCGGGGCCGGTGACCAGCTTGTCCATGTAGAAGACCGCGGACGGGTCGAACATGGTGCCGCGGTCGGCGGCGGCCAGGACGGCGATCGCGTTGGGCATGCCCTTGGCGTTGAGCGTGGTGCCGTCGATCGGGTCGACGGCGATGTCCACCTCGGCGCCGGTGCCGTCGCCGACCCGCTCGCCGTTGTAGAGCATGGGGGCTTCGTCCTTCTCGCCCTCGCCGATGACGACGACGCCGTTCATCGAGACGGTGGAGATCAGGGTCCGCATCGCGTTGACCGCGGCACCGTCGGCGCCGATCTTGTCGCCGCGACCGACCCAGCGGCCGGCGGCCATGGCGGCGGCCTCGGTCACCCGGACGAGTTCCAGGGCGAGATTGCGGTCGGGGGCCTCCGGAGAGACTTCGAGCTGGGGCGGCAGGTTGTGCTCGGTCATCGGAGCGCACCTTTCTGTACGACGACGGCCGGGAAGTGAGGGTCCTGGAACTCTATCGGTAGGTCGACATATTGAGCAGAGGGGGTCACGTATGAGCGGCATATCGGACAGCGGGTTGTCCGGAGCGGACCCCTGTGCTTGATCGTCCCGGCGGTGCGGGACGATAGGGGCGTGGCAGGTATGAAAGGTAAGCAGACGATCTGGGACATGGTCCGGTCGCTGGCGTTGATCGGACTGGTCGTCGGGGGGATCTACATCTTCCTTCCCCATGACGACAAGGCCGACCCGACGCGCGTCGTCGACTACCGGGTCGAGACCATCACCGCCCGGCGGGTGGCCCCGTACCCGCTGGCCGCACCGGTGGGCCTGCCGCAGGAGTGGCGGGCGACCTCGGTGACGTACAAGAAGAAGGACGCCCACGCCTGGCACCTCGGCTTCCTGGACCCGGACAACCAGTACGTGGCGGTGGAGCAGTCCAGCGACCCCTCCGATGCCTACCTGGCGAAGGTGACCCAGCAGGCGACCGCCACCGGACAGCAGCAGCAGGTCGGCGGGGTGGCCTGGGAGCGCTGGGACGGCCCGAAGTACGACGCGCTGGTGCGGACGGAGCAGGGGCATGTGACGGTGGTGACCGGCACGGCCTCCTTCGAGCAGCTGGCGAAGATGGCGGCGGCGCTGGAGTTCAAGAAGGCCTGAGCCCGCCCGCTCCACACACATACGGCGAAGGCCGCCCCGGGGGTCCGGGGCGGCCTTCGCCGTATGTGTGTGCGCGGTGTGTGCGGGGTGGCTCAGACGGTCGTGATGACCTGGTCGTAGCTCAGGCGCGGGGAGCGGTCGAACCAGGCACCCTCGGCCGGCTTGCCGATGTTGACGACCATCAGCGGGGTGTGGTCGCCGTCCAGGAACTCCTTCTGGACGCCGGAGAAGTCCAGGCCGGTCATCGGGCCGGCGGCCAGACCGGCGGCGCGCACGCCGACGATGAAGTACGCGGCCTGCAGCGCGGCGTTCAGTACGGCGGACTGCTCGCGGACCGGGCGCTCGCTGAAGAACGCGTCCTTGGCCTGCGGGAAGTGCGGCAGCAGGTGCGGGAGCTCCTCGTGGAACTCGTTGTCCGCGGAGAGGATCGCGACCAGCGGCGCGGCGGCGGTCTTGGCCTGGTTGCCCTCGGCCATGTGCTTCACCAGGCGCTCGCGGGCCTCGGGGGAGCGGACCAGGGTGATGCGCAGCGGGGTCTGGTTGAAGGCGGTCGGGCCGTACTTCACCAGGTCGTAGATCGCCTGGACCTGCTCCTCGGTCACCGGCTCGTCGGTGAACGAGTTGGCGGTGCGGGCCTCGCGGAACAGCAGGTCCTGGGCGGCGGCGTCGAGAACGAGGGACATCGGAAAGCCTTCTTCCATTGCAAGCAGGTGGAGGTGAAGCGATGTCCCTGACACTACGCCGAGATAGATGAAAATTCAACTAATGCGCTGCGAGTGCTGTGGGTCACTTTGGGGGCGGGCTCAGTCGTCCTCGGAGCCGCCGGCTTCCGCCGCATCCCGTGCCGCCAGCGCCGAGTCCAGGCGGGCCCGGGCCCCCTCCAGCCAGTGGCGGCAGACCTGCGCCAGCTCCTCGCCGCGCTCCCAGAGCGCGAGCGAGTCCTCCAGCGAGGTGCCGCCCGCCTCCAGCTTCCGCACGACCTCGATGAGCTCGTCGCGAGCCTGCTCGTATCCCAGCGCCGTAGTCGGCTCGGCCATTCCTGCCACCTTATGTGTGTAGTGCAACCAAAATATTGCGGGAGTGTGTCGTCACTCGGTGTCGTTGCTCGCTGTCGTTGCTCGGTGCCGTTACTCGGGGGAGGGTTCGGCCGGGTCGGTCACCCGCACCGCCAGCTCCCCCTCCGCCACCCGCGCGCGCAGCACCTCGCCCACCGGAGCCTCCGCCGGCGACCGCACGACATGCCCGTCCGCCCGCTGGAGCACCGCATAGCCGCGCTCCAGCGTCGCCGCCGGGGACAGTGCCACCACCCGGGCCAGGGTGTGCGCCAGCTCCGAGTCGGCCCGGTCCAGCAGGTGCCCCAGAGTGCGGCGGCTGCGCCCGAGCAGCGCCTCCAGCTCCTCCTCGCGGGTCTCCACCATCCGCTGCGGGTGCACGAACACCGGACGGGCCAGCACATGCGCCAGCCCCCGTTCCTCCCGGTCCAGCAGACCCCGGACGGCGCGCAGCGCGCGGCCCTGGAGCTGCCGCACCCGCTCCAGCTCCTCCCCGACGTCCGGGACCACCTTCTTCGCGGCATCGGTCGGGGTGGACGCGCGCAGGTCGGCGACCAGGTCCAGGAGCGGGGAGTCCGGCTCGTGCCCGATGGCCGACACCACCGGGGTGCGGGCCGCGGCCACCGCCCGTACGACCTGCTCGTCGGAGAACGGCAGCAGGTCCTCCACGCTGCCGCCGCCCCGTGCCACGATGATCACGTCGACCTCGTCGAGCGCGTCCAGCTCCTTGACCGCCTGGACCACCTGGGGCACCGCGTGCACCCCCTGGACGGCGACGTTGCGCACCTCGAAGCGGACCGCCGGCCAGCGCCGGCGGGCGTTCTCCAGTACGTCCCGCTCGGCCGCCGAGGCCCGCCCCACCACCAGCCCGACCAGCTGCGGCAGGAAGGGCAGCGGCTTCTTCCGATCGAAGTCGAACAGCCCCTCGGCGGCCAGCGAGCGCTTCAGCCGCTCCAGCCGGGCCAGCAGCTCGCCGATGCCCACCGGCCGTATCTCGGTGGCCCGCAGGGACAGCTGGCCGCGCGGGGCGTACCACTCCGGCTTGGCCAGGACGACGACCCGCGCGCCCTCCGCCACCGCGTCCGCGACCTCGTCGAACACCTGCCGGTAGCAGGTCACGCTCACCGAGATGTCGTGCGACGGGTCGCGCAGGGTCAGGAAGACCACCCCCGCACCCGGCCGGCGCGACAGCTGGGTGATCTGCCCCTCCACCCACACCTGCCCGAGCCGCTCGATCCAGCCCCCGATGAGCCGGGACACCTGGCCGACGGGCAGCGGCGCCTCGGCCGACGTATTCAGACCCATACAGGCAGGCTAACCGGCTCCACCGACAGTCCCCTTGGGTTCCTCTCCGGGAGGAACCCCGCGTCGCCCGGGCGGGGCCGGGGGTCCGGGAGGCGCCGCGAGCCCGGAGGAAGCCGGGGGTCCGGGCGGGGCCGGGGGGCCGGGAGGCGCCGGGCGCCGCCCGCGCTGGGCGAACAGCACCACCAGCCCCACCGCCAGCCAGACCGCCCCCACCACCTGGGCCGTCCACGCGGCCTCGACGATCACCGCGACCGTCACCGCCGCCCCCAGCACCGGCACCACCAGGTGCTTCCACCGGCTGGGCGGCCCCTCGCCGGCCCGCTCCCCGCCCCGCTTCACCCAGAACCAGCCCACCACCGAGGCGTGCAGCAGGGTGAACGCCACCAGCGCACCGATGTCCACCACCGACACCAGATGGTCCAGCCCGTCGTCCCGGCGGGCCGCCCACACCGCGGCGACCAGCGTCACCGTGGCCGCCACCAGCAGCGCCACCCGCGGAGTGCCGCCCGAGGTGCGGGCCAGCACCTGCGGCAGCCGCCGGTCCCGGGCCATCGCGAACAGCAGCCGCCCGGCCGCCGCCTGCCCGGCCAGCGCCGCGAAGGCCGCCCCGACCGCCTTGCTGACCGCCACCAGATCGTGCAGCCACGTCCCGACCGAGGCCTCCACCGCGTTGTAGAAGGCGGGCCCCTGCTGCGCCGGATCCGCCGCCAGTTCGGCCGCGGACACCGGGCTCAGCAGGGCCGCCAGATAGGTCTGCGCAATGAACAGCACACCGGTCAGCGCCAGGCAGAACAGCACCGCCCGGGCCACCCGCCACGACCCTCCGGTGACCTCCTCCGCGAACGCGACGATCGCATCGAAGCCCAGATACGACAGCACCGCCACCGAAACCGCACCCAGCACCGCGGCCGTACTGAACCCCAGCGAGCCGTCCCCGGTCAGCGGGGACAGCCAGCCGCGCTGCGCCCCGTCCCGGACCAGCACCGTCACCGCGGACACCAGGAACACCAGGAGCACCAGGATCTCCATGGCCAGCACCGCGAAGCCGACCCGCGCTGCCGCCCGTACGCCCCACAGGTTCAGCAGCGTGGTCACCAGCACCGCCAGCGCCGTCCACACCCACCGCGAAACCTCCGGCACCAGCGCGTTCATCGCGATCCCGGAGAACAGGTACGCGACGGCCGGGATGAGCAGGTAGTCCAGCATCGCCATCCAGCCGGCGATCAGGCCCGGGCCCTCGCCGAGGCCGGTGCGGGCGTACGTGTACACCGACCCGGCCTGCGGAGCCACACGCACCATCTGCGCGTAGCTGAAAGCGGTGAACCCCATGGCCACGGTCGCGCACAGGTAGACCAGTGCGACGGCGCCGTGCGAGGCGGCGTCCAGGGTGCCGAAGATGCCCACCGGGGCCATCGGCGCGATGAACAGCAGCCCGTACACCACCAGATCCCGGAATCCCAGGCTCCGCCGCAGCTGCCCGGCCTCGCCGCCCCCGCCCCTACCCCGGACCGTTGCCCGGACCTGCGCCATGACTTCCTCCGGGGGACGAGGGGAACAGGGTTGTGCCCGTTGTGCCCCAGTCTCTGTCGGCGGACCGATCTTCGCGCCCTCCGACGCGGCCGTACGATGTCCGTATGACTGCTCCCGCATCCCGTCGCCGTGTCCTGCTCGCCGCCCCCCGTGGCTACTGCGCGGGCGTGGACCGAGCCGTGATCGCCGTCGAGAAGGCCCTCGAGCAGTACGGCGCCCCGGTGTACGTCCGGCACGAGATCGTGCACAACAAGTACGTCGTCCAGACGCTGGAGAAGAAGGGCGCCATCTTCGTCGAGCGCACCGAAGAGGTTCCCCCCGGCAACATCGTGATGTTCTCCGCGCACGGCGTGGCGCCGGTGGTGCACGAGGAGGCCGCCCGCGGCCGGCTCGCGACCATCGACGCGACCTGCCCGCTGGTCACCAAGGTGCACAAGGAAGCCATCCGGTACGCCAACGAGGACTTCGACATCCTCCTCATCGGCCACGAAGGCCACGAAGAGGTCATCGGCACCTCCGGCGAGGCCCCGGACCACATCACGATCGTCGACGGCCCGCACGACGTGGACAAGGTCACCGTCCGCGACGAGTCCAAGGTCGTCTGGCTCTCCCAGACCACCCTGTCGGTGGACGAGACCATGGAGACCGTCGACGCGCTGAAGACGAAGTTCCCGCTGCTCGTCTCGCCGCCGAGCGACGACATCTGCTACGCCACCTCGAACCGCCAGGCCGCGGTCAAGGCGATGGGCGCCGACTCCGACCTGGTCATCGTGGTCGGCTCCAAGAACTCCTCGAACTCCATCCGGCTGGTCGAGGTCGCCAAGGACGCCGGTGCGCGCGCCGCCCATCTGGTCGACTTCGCGAGCGAGATCGACGAGGCCTGGCTGGAGGGCGTCAGCACGGTCGGCCTCACCTCGGGCGCCTCGGTTCCCGAGGTCCTGGTCGAGGAGGTGCTGGCCTGGCTCGCGGAGCGCGGCTACGCGGACGTCGAGCTGGTGAAGACCGCCGAGGAGTCGATCACCTTCTCCCTCCCGAAGGAACTGCGCAAGGACCTGCGCGCCGAGGCGGCGGACCTGCTCGCCGGGGAGTAACTCCTTTCGTACGGTATGTCCATGCAGACGACGCAGATCATGGGCGTGGACATCGGCGGCTCCGGCATCAAGGGCGCACCGGTCGACCTGGCGCGCGGAGAGCTCGCCGCCGAGCGCCACAAGGTACTGACACCGCACCCGGCCACCCCCGAGGGGGTGGCCGGGTGCGTTGCGGAGGTGGTCCGGCACTTCGAGTGGAGCGGCCCGGTGGGGATCACCTTCCCGGGTGTCGTCACGGGCGGCATCACCCGTTCGGCCGCCAATGTCGACAAGGCCTGGATCGGCCTGGACGCCCGCGCGCTCCTCTCCGGCCAGCTGGACGGGCTGCCGGTCACGGTCCTCAACGACGCGGACGCGGCGGGCGTCGCGGAGATGACGTACGGGGCGGGGCGCGGCCGTACCGGTACGGTCATCCTCCTCACCCTGGGCACGGGCATCGGCAGCGCCCTCTTCACCGACGGGCACCTGGTCCCCAACAGCGAGCTGGGACACCTGGAACTGCACGGCCACGACGCGGAGAAGCGGGCCTCGGTGAAGGCGAAGGAGGACGGGGACCTGACCTGGGAACGGTGGGCCCGCCGCCTGTCGAAGTACCTGGCGCACGTGGAGATGCTGTTCTCCCCGGACCTGTTCATCCTGGGCGGCGGCGTCAGCCGCAAGCCGGAGAAGTTCCTGCCGCTGATCGAGGGGGTCCGGGCCGAGATCGTCCCGGCGGTACTCCAGAACAACGCGGGCATCGTGGGCGCGGCGATGGCGGCCCGTCCGCCGGGCACGAGGCCGGGCGACTGACGGGGGGCCGGGCCGGGGCGGGCAGACGGGCAGACGGGCTCAGGCGGGGAGGCGGCGGGCGGCGGCCATCCGCCGCCGGTTGCTCAGCGCGGCCCGCCGCCCCAGCGCGATCAGCGCCGCGATCAGCGTCCCGGCGTACAGCCAGCCGGCCTGCAACGACAGGGCGGTGACGACTCCCATCAGCTGCCCGCCGAGCCCGCCCGACCCGCCGGCGATCGGCCATACGCCGAAGGCGAAGGCGATCGGCACCGAGACCGGCGCGGTGACCAGATCGGCGGGCCGCACCCAGAGGGCCGTCGCCGCGGCCACCGGCAGGAACAGCACCCCGTACCCGGTGAGCGAGGCATCGAAGAGCAGCCAGACGATCCCGCCCGCCAGCACCATGGCGGCACTGGCGAACAGCCCGCCGCCGAGACCCGTCAGCCGCGGCCGGGGCAGCCGGCGCGGGACACCGGACGGCCCGGACGGCCCGGACGGCCCGGCCGTCCGCGGGCGGGTCATCCCCGGGCGCGGGCGGGCCACGGCCCCGGTCGGGCGCCGCTGGGCCGGAGGTCGCTGCTGCTGCGCGGGGTGATGATCTGACTGCACCCTGTATTGCTCCACCCCACGAGGCTAGGTGCCGCACCCCGGATCGGGGGCCCGGGACACGCGTAAACTGTCTGATGGCCCATGCCCGGGCCGTACCCTCCAGCAGCTACGGGAAGTCGCCAACGTGTCGCTCACGATCGGAATCGTCGGTCTGCCGAATGTCGGCAAGTCGACCCTTTTCAACGCCCTGACCAAGAACGACGTGCTGGCGGCCAACTACCCGTTCGCCACCATCGAGCCGAACGTCGGCGTGGTCGGCGTCCCGGACCCGCGTCTGGCGGTCCTGGCGGGTATCTTCAGCTCGCAGAAGATCCTCCCGGCGACGGTCGACTTCGTCGACATCGCGGGCATCGTGCGCGGCGCCTCGGAGGGTGAGGGCCTGGGCAACAAGTTCCTGGCGAACATCCGCGAGTCGGACGCGATCTGCCAGGTCATCCGTGCCTTCAAGGACGAGAACGTCGTGCACGTCGACGGCAAGGTCTCGCCGAAGGACGACATCGAGACGATCAACACCGAGCTGATCCTCGCCGACCTCCAGTCCATCGAGAAGGCGGAGCCGCGCCTGACGAAGGAGTCCCGCCTCCAGAAGGACAAGGTCGCGGTCCTGGCGGCGGTCGTCGAGGCGCGGAAGATCCTCGA
This window harbors:
- the glpX gene encoding class II fructose-bisphosphatase; the protein is MTEHNLPPQLEVSPEAPDRNLALELVRVTEAAAMAAGRWVGRGDKIGADGAAVNAMRTLISTVSMNGVVVIGEGEKDEAPMLYNGERVGDGTGAEVDIAVDPIDGTTLNAKGMPNAIAVLAAADRGTMFDPSAVFYMDKLVTGPEAADFVDITAPASVNIRRVAKAKGMHPEDVTVVILDRPRHEGIVKEIRETGARIKFISDGDVAGSIMAVREGTGVDLLLGVGGTPEGIISACAIKCLGGVIQGKLWPKDDAERQRAIDAGHDLDRVLTTNDLVSGENVFFVATGITDGELLRGVHYRSQTASTSSLVMRSKSGTIRQIDSTHRLSKLRAYSAIDFDRAQ
- a CDS encoding DUF4245 domain-containing protein translates to MKGKQTIWDMVRSLALIGLVVGGIYIFLPHDDKADPTRVVDYRVETITARRVAPYPLAAPVGLPQEWRATSVTYKKKDAHAWHLGFLDPDNQYVAVEQSSDPSDAYLAKVTQQATATGQQQQVGGVAWERWDGPKYDALVRTEQGHVTVVTGTASFEQLAKMAAALEFKKA
- a CDS encoding malonic semialdehyde reductase; its protein translation is MSLVLDAAAQDLLFREARTANSFTDEPVTEEQVQAIYDLVKYGPTAFNQTPLRITLVRSPEARERLVKHMAEGNQAKTAAAPLVAILSADNEFHEELPHLLPHFPQAKDAFFSERPVREQSAVLNAALQAAYFIVGVRAAGLAAGPMTGLDFSGVQKEFLDGDHTPLMVVNIGKPAEGAWFDRSPRLSYDQVITTV
- a CDS encoding exodeoxyribonuclease VII small subunit; its protein translation is MAEPTTALGYEQARDELIEVVRKLEAGGTSLEDSLALWERGEELAQVCRHWLEGARARLDSALAARDAAEAGGSEDD
- the xseA gene encoding exodeoxyribonuclease VII large subunit encodes the protein MGLNTSAEAPLPVGQVSRLIGGWIERLGQVWVEGQITQLSRRPGAGVVFLTLRDPSHDISVSVTCYRQVFDEVADAVAEGARVVVLAKPEWYAPRGQLSLRATEIRPVGIGELLARLERLKRSLAAEGLFDFDRKKPLPFLPQLVGLVVGRASAAERDVLENARRRWPAVRFEVRNVAVQGVHAVPQVVQAVKELDALDEVDVIIVARGGGSVEDLLPFSDEQVVRAVAAARTPVVSAIGHEPDSPLLDLVADLRASTPTDAAKKVVPDVGEELERVRQLQGRALRAVRGLLDREERGLAHVLARPVFVHPQRMVETREEELEALLGRSRRTLGHLLDRADSELAHTLARVVALSPAATLERGYAVLQRADGHVVRSPAEAPVGEVLRARVAEGELAVRVTDPAEPSPE
- a CDS encoding APC family permease is translated as MAQVRATVRGRGGGGEAGQLRRSLGFRDLVVYGLLFIAPMAPVGIFGTLDAASHGAVALVYLCATVAMGFTAFSYAQMVRVAPQAGSVYTYARTGLGEGPGLIAGWMAMLDYLLIPAVAYLFSGIAMNALVPEVSRWVWTALAVLVTTLLNLWGVRAAARVGFAVLAMEILVLLVFLVSAVTVLVRDGAQRGWLSPLTGDGSLGFSTAAVLGAVSVAVLSYLGFDAIVAFAEEVTGGSWRVARAVLFCLALTGVLFIAQTYLAALLSPVSAAELAADPAQQGPAFYNAVEASVGTWLHDLVAVSKAVGAAFAALAGQAAAGRLLFAMARDRRLPQVLARTSGGTPRVALLVAATVTLVAAVWAARRDDGLDHLVSVVDIGALVAFTLLHASVVGWFWVKRGGERAGEGPPSRWKHLVVPVLGAAVTVAVIVEAAWTAQVVGAVWLAVGLVVLFAQRGRRPAPPGPPAPPGPPASSGLAAPPGPPAPPGRRGVPPGEEPKGTVGGAG
- a CDS encoding 4-hydroxy-3-methylbut-2-enyl diphosphate reductase, giving the protein MTAPASRRRVLLAAPRGYCAGVDRAVIAVEKALEQYGAPVYVRHEIVHNKYVVQTLEKKGAIFVERTEEVPPGNIVMFSAHGVAPVVHEEAARGRLATIDATCPLVTKVHKEAIRYANEDFDILLIGHEGHEEVIGTSGEAPDHITIVDGPHDVDKVTVRDESKVVWLSQTTLSVDETMETVDALKTKFPLLVSPPSDDICYATSNRQAAVKAMGADSDLVIVVGSKNSSNSIRLVEVAKDAGARAAHLVDFASEIDEAWLEGVSTVGLTSGASVPEVLVEEVLAWLAERGYADVELVKTAEESITFSLPKELRKDLRAEAADLLAGE
- the ppgK gene encoding polyphosphate--glucose phosphotransferase — translated: MQTTQIMGVDIGGSGIKGAPVDLARGELAAERHKVLTPHPATPEGVAGCVAEVVRHFEWSGPVGITFPGVVTGGITRSAANVDKAWIGLDARALLSGQLDGLPVTVLNDADAAGVAEMTYGAGRGRTGTVILLTLGTGIGSALFTDGHLVPNSELGHLELHGHDAEKRASVKAKEDGDLTWERWARRLSKYLAHVEMLFSPDLFILGGGVSRKPEKFLPLIEGVRAEIVPAVLQNNAGIVGAAMAARPPGTRPGD
- a CDS encoding DUF6542 domain-containing protein, giving the protein MQSDHHPAQQQRPPAQRRPTGAVARPRPGMTRPRTAGPSGPSGPSGVPRRLPRPRLTGLGGGLFASAAMVLAGGIVWLLFDASLTGYGVLFLPVAAATALWVRPADLVTAPVSVPIAFAFGVWPIAGGSGGLGGQLMGVVTALSLQAGWLYAGTLIAALIALGRRAALSNRRRMAAARRLPA